The Salminus brasiliensis chromosome 8, fSalBra1.hap2, whole genome shotgun sequence genome has a window encoding:
- the LOC140560501 gene encoding protein lifeguard 3, translating to MSKSNLPPSYEESAHHQYGAQQQGGGYPYPAYGFPPQQGGYSSQGQPGVHPSDGPWYGQGYPGSGMPSFIPAFTPSGMPSSNPGDTEDFVADGLWESMSVRHAFIRKVYLILAAQLALTASIVAVFTFVDPVRLFVIKYPGVYWASFAVYFVTYLVLVCCEKPRRRYPWNLFLLLIFTLAMSYMTGTIASYFDTKAVFLALGITTIVCVAVTVFCFQTKVDFTSCTGLLCVLGVVVLVTGIITTIVLSFQYVPWLHMLYAAIGAIVYTLFLAYHTQVLIGNRSHTLSPEEYVFAALSLYVDIVQIFLFLLQITGSSSE from the exons ATGTCGAAGTCCAATCTTCCTCCAAGTTATGAAGAGTCAGCACATCATCAGTATGGTGCTCAGCAGCAGGGTGGTGGCTATCCGTATCCTGCGTATGGCTTTCCCCCACAGCAAGGGGGCTACAGCAGCCAGGGGCAGCCTGGGGTGCACCCTTCGGACGGGCCGTGGTACGGACAAGGATACCCAGGCTCTGGGATGCCATCCTTCATACCAGCTTTCACTCCCTCTGGGATGCCTTCTTCCAACCCAG GAGACACAGAAGACTTTGTAGCAGATGGATTATGGGAAAGCATGAGTGTTCGACATGCGTTTATCAGAAAG GTGTACCTAATTTTGGCGGCACAATTAGCGCTCACTGCCTCAATTGTCGCTGTGTTCACGTTTGT TGATCCAGTCCGACTCTTTGTAATCAAGTATCCTGGCGTTTACTGGGCATCATT TGCTGTGTATTTTGTGACGTACCTTGTGTTGGTGTGCTGTGAGAAACCACG GAGGCGATATCCCTGGAATCTGTTCCTTCTCTTAATTTTT ACTCTTGCCATGTCCTACATGACGGGAACAATAGCAAG TTATTTTGACACCAAAGCAGTGTTCCTGGCCCTGGGGATAACCACCATCGTGTGCGTCGCTGTCACAGTCTTCTGTTTTCAGACCAAG GTGGACTTCACCTCCTGCACTGGTCTGCTGTGTGTTCTGGGAGTCGTCGTCCTGGTTACTGGCATCATTACTACCATCGTACTCTCCTTTCAGTAT GTCCCTTGGCTTCACATGCTCTACGCTGCTATTGGGGCGATAGTCTACACCCTG TTCCTGGCGTATCACACCCAGGTGCTGATAGGAAACCGCTCTCACACCCTCAGCCCAGAGGAGTATGTGTTCGCAGCCCTCTCTCTTTACGTAGACATCGTCcagatcttcctcttcctcctgcagaTTACGGGCAGCTCCTCAGAATGA